One segment of Thermococcus profundus DNA contains the following:
- the pfkC gene encoding ADP-specific phosphofructokinase: protein MVTGILEKARELSVFTAYNTNVDAIVYLNGEIVQRLIDEFGAEAVRRRIEEYPRQINEPLDFVARLVHALKTGKPMAVPLVNEELHSWFDSHFTYDVERMGGQAGIIANLLANLDFRKVIVYTPHLARKQAMMFVPKRNLFYPLVEDGKLVLKHPHEAYRENDPIKVNRIFEFRAGTTFKLGEERITVPFSGRFIVSARFESIRIYTEPELKPFLPEIGLMSDGAILSGYQGIKLRYSDGKDANHYLREAKKDILLLKREKDLKVHLEFASIQNRELRKKVIYNLFPLVDSVGMDEAEIAYVLNALGYSKLADRIFTYNRIEDTVLGGKILIDEMNLELLQIHTIYYIMYIAHSDNPLSEEELRQSLELATTLAAARASLGEVTSPEDFKVGLNVPYNERGEYVKLRFEEAKRRLRTKEYKVVIIPTRLVENPVSTVGLGDTISAGAFTSYLAMLKEKGEL, encoded by the coding sequence ATGGTCACGGGGATCCTTGAGAAGGCCAGGGAGCTTTCGGTGTTCACAGCGTACAACACGAACGTTGATGCGATCGTTTATCTCAACGGTGAGATCGTCCAGAGGCTCATAGACGAGTTCGGTGCGGAAGCTGTAAGGCGGAGGATTGAAGAGTACCCAAGGCAGATAAACGAGCCCCTTGATTTCGTGGCCAGGCTTGTTCACGCCCTCAAGACAGGGAAGCCGATGGCAGTTCCTCTCGTTAATGAGGAGCTCCACTCCTGGTTCGATTCTCACTTCACCTACGATGTTGAGAGGATGGGCGGTCAGGCTGGGATAATAGCGAACCTCCTCGCCAACCTCGACTTCAGGAAGGTTATCGTCTACACCCCTCATCTGGCGAGAAAGCAGGCTATGATGTTCGTTCCAAAGAGAAACCTCTTCTATCCCCTCGTCGAGGATGGAAAACTCGTTCTCAAGCATCCCCACGAGGCCTACCGCGAGAACGACCCGATAAAGGTCAACAGGATTTTTGAGTTCCGCGCTGGAACGACCTTCAAGCTGGGGGAGGAAAGAATAACCGTCCCCTTCTCGGGCAGGTTCATAGTTTCCGCTCGCTTTGAGAGCATAAGGATCTACACTGAACCTGAGCTGAAGCCGTTTCTCCCAGAGATCGGACTGATGAGCGACGGAGCAATCCTATCGGGCTATCAAGGGATAAAGCTCCGCTACTCCGATGGCAAGGACGCGAACCACTACCTCCGCGAGGCCAAGAAGGACATCCTCCTCCTCAAGCGGGAGAAGGACCTGAAGGTTCACCTTGAGTTTGCCTCCATCCAGAACCGCGAGCTGAGAAAGAAGGTGATCTACAATCTCTTCCCGCTCGTCGACAGCGTTGGGATGGACGAGGCAGAGATAGCCTACGTCCTCAATGCCCTAGGCTACTCCAAACTCGCCGACAGGATATTCACCTACAACCGCATCGAGGACACGGTTCTCGGTGGAAAGATACTCATAGACGAGATGAACCTCGAGCTTCTCCAGATCCACACGATCTACTACATCATGTACATCGCCCATTCCGACAACCCACTGAGCGAGGAAGAGCTCAGGCAAAGCCTCGAACTGGCCACAACCCTGGCGGCGGCTAGGGCCTCCCTCGGGGAGGTAACCTCACCGGAGGACTTCAAAGTCGGCCTCAACGTCCCTTACAACGAGCGCGGCGAATACGTCAAGCTCCGCTTTGAGGAGGCAAAGAGAAGGTTGAGAACCAAGGAGTACAAGGTCGTCATAATCCCAACCCGGCTCGTGGAAAACCCCGTCTCAACCGTCGGCCTCGGTGACACTATCTCAGCAGGGGCCTTTACGAGCTATCTCGCAATGCTGAAGGAGAAGGGCGAGCTCTGA
- a CDS encoding DUF2391 family protein: MSESNTEGMMSPEPERGIQEKDERVEKLLEELVDEVESLKSGMTREKIPDKLGWDDVTQELIGAVTFALPFLFTGELWDVAKDISIERSLTIFIMTLGIAYLFLTKSRIGNIRKEELFHIPKRLFTVAGISYTASALLIYLYGINSVAHFNTVQYLNATVLISTFAVIGAITVDMVK, translated from the coding sequence ATGAGTGAATCCAATACTGAAGGGATGATGAGCCCCGAACCTGAGCGCGGGATTCAGGAGAAGGATGAGAGGGTTGAGAAGCTACTTGAAGAGCTGGTGGACGAAGTGGAATCGCTTAAATCGGGCATGACAAGGGAGAAGATTCCAGATAAGCTGGGATGGGACGACGTAACCCAAGAGCTGATAGGCGCCGTCACCTTTGCCCTGCCGTTCCTCTTCACGGGAGAGCTGTGGGACGTGGCGAAGGACATCTCGATAGAGCGCTCGCTGACGATATTCATAATGACGCTGGGAATAGCGTACCTCTTTTTAACTAAGTCCCGAATAGGTAACATACGAAAGGAGGAGCTCTTCCACATCCCCAAAAGGCTCTTTACAGTCGCGGGGATTTCCTACACTGCCTCTGCTCTCCTGATTTACCTCTACGGGATAAACTCAGTCGCGCACTTCAACACGGTCCAGTACTTAAACGCGACTGTGTTAATCAGCACATTCGCCGTTATAGGCGCTATAACAGTCGATATGGTGAAGTGA
- a CDS encoding ATP-binding protein, whose translation MNAEEIKRYIRLFHERELPRIFKRELKPRVYPGKATVVIGPRRSGKTYLLYSLIGGERERHVYLNFENPLLFGIVPKDFPAVVDAYFDLYPENIGKEVFFFLDEVQNVPNWELGVRYLLDEGFKVVLTGSSSKLLSREVATQLRGRGISYTLLPLSFREFLEFKGEKVEQRDLYGRKVHRLKKLLEEYLKFGGFPEVVLFDDKVRILEEYLSVMITKDIVERHGIRNFGLIDAIIKVVLSSYSKYSSYSSIHRYLRSEFGTSKTTVLEYLKALADSFFFFFLPKYSPSEKEVQRAPKKVYLVDTGLSIFSKKDVARDMENAVFLELLRRKHYWEPEWELYYYGGSGERKVDFLLAKEGRPVELIQVTFSLSESLEREVSALISAGKAVGCRRLTIVTWDEEEMIEKDGMRISVVPLWKFLLSSPRRPASQAHP comes from the coding sequence ATGAATGCTGAGGAGATAAAGAGATACATTCGGCTGTTCCACGAGAGGGAACTTCCGAGAATTTTCAAGAGGGAGCTGAAGCCGCGTGTCTACCCCGGAAAGGCCACGGTGGTGATCGGACCGAGGCGCTCCGGAAAGACATACCTGCTCTATTCGCTCATTGGGGGGGAGAGGGAGAGGCATGTCTACTTAAACTTTGAGAACCCGCTCCTGTTTGGGATCGTTCCGAAGGATTTCCCGGCGGTAGTTGATGCATATTTTGACCTGTATCCAGAGAACATCGGCAAGGAGGTCTTTTTCTTCCTAGACGAGGTCCAGAACGTCCCGAACTGGGAGCTTGGAGTAAGGTATCTCCTGGACGAGGGGTTCAAAGTTGTCTTAACGGGTTCATCTTCGAAGCTCCTCTCAAGGGAAGTCGCGACGCAGCTCAGGGGGCGAGGCATTTCTTACACCCTCCTGCCACTTTCATTCAGGGAGTTCCTTGAGTTTAAGGGAGAAAAGGTGGAACAAAGGGACCTTTACGGACGGAAAGTGCATAGGCTCAAGAAACTCCTTGAGGAGTACCTCAAGTTTGGGGGATTCCCCGAGGTGGTGCTCTTCGATGATAAAGTCCGGATCCTCGAGGAGTATCTATCTGTGATGATAACCAAGGACATCGTGGAAAGACACGGGATAAGGAACTTTGGACTCATTGATGCCATCATAAAAGTGGTTCTTTCAAGTTATTCAAAGTACTCCTCCTACAGTTCAATACACCGGTACCTGAGGTCAGAGTTTGGAACCTCAAAGACCACTGTTTTGGAGTATCTAAAGGCCCTTGCGGATTCTTTCTTTTTCTTCTTCCTGCCTAAGTATAGCCCCTCTGAAAAGGAAGTTCAGCGAGCTCCTAAAAAGGTCTACCTGGTGGACACGGGACTTTCAATCTTCTCCAAAAAGGACGTCGCCAGGGACATGGAGAACGCAGTTTTCTTGGAGCTCCTGCGGAGAAAGCACTACTGGGAACCCGAATGGGAGCTCTACTACTACGGCGGTTCCGGGGAGAGGAAAGTGGATTTCCTTTTGGCAAAAGAAGGGAGACCAGTTGAACTCATACAGGTTACGTTTTCGCTCTCTGAGAGTCTTGAGAGGGAAGTAAGCGCCCTGATCAGTGCCGGAAAGGCTGTAGGATGCAGACGTCTCACCATCGTGACGTGGGATGAAGAGGAGATGATAGAGAAAGACGGCATGAGAATCAGCGTCGTCCCGCTCTGGAAGTTCCTGCTTTCCTCTCCCAGAAGGCCAGCCTCTCAAGCCCATCCATGA
- a CDS encoding DUF3226 domain-containing protein, which yields MKVVTGGKYENLDEAHSAFLFPEYGKNREELLEFVRALKGDETIVTASLELIDLLAGKFRKGEENVLIYSDTGKALTLKEVYELRKYLDFDVRGGFSGEESRVSVLFVEGKTDAKFFKAVFKKLFELKESREVPQNLMFIERVFERDNFDLLKRASDETYVAVIPSEGNSGVIRNLGNFIRAMEVFNFSVNRIGAAVDIDEDRESALQAIEGKLAQVGAEKGRAGYKVGMTEVVPLVIGLPFEDELIEWKKPTVEDLMLHLIEREGLLGRIKPALSVLNESLGRKLTPKEVMYLALSAYGHWGNLEGFYELFVMRSRFRNLKAILREAGLMDGLERLAFWERKAGTSRAGRR from the coding sequence ATGAAGGTAGTAACCGGAGGAAAGTACGAGAACCTGGACGAAGCCCACTCCGCGTTTCTCTTCCCTGAGTACGGAAAGAACAGAGAGGAACTGCTGGAGTTTGTAAGGGCACTAAAGGGCGATGAAACCATCGTCACCGCCAGCCTTGAGCTCATCGACCTCTTGGCGGGAAAGTTTCGGAAGGGGGAGGAGAACGTTCTCATCTACTCTGATACAGGGAAAGCGCTGACGCTGAAGGAAGTCTATGAGCTGAGGAAATACCTCGACTTCGACGTCAGGGGCGGCTTTTCTGGAGAGGAATCAAGGGTCAGCGTGCTCTTCGTGGAAGGGAAGACCGACGCCAAATTTTTCAAAGCCGTCTTCAAGAAGCTCTTCGAGCTCAAGGAGAGCAGAGAAGTCCCTCAAAACCTGATGTTCATCGAGCGTGTATTCGAGAGGGACAACTTCGACCTCCTCAAGAGGGCATCGGACGAAACCTACGTTGCTGTGATACCCAGTGAGGGCAACTCCGGGGTTATCAGGAACCTTGGAAACTTCATCCGTGCCATGGAAGTCTTCAACTTCTCGGTTAACAGGATAGGAGCCGCCGTGGATATAGACGAGGACAGGGAATCAGCGCTCCAGGCGATAGAGGGGAAGCTGGCCCAGGTTGGGGCCGAGAAAGGAAGAGCAGGATACAAGGTGGGGATGACGGAGGTCGTCCCGCTCGTCATCGGCCTGCCCTTCGAGGATGAGCTTATAGAATGGAAGAAGCCCACAGTAGAGGACTTGATGCTCCACCTCATAGAACGGGAGGGACTGCTTGGCAGGATAAAACCTGCCCTCAGTGTCCTCAACGAGAGTCTCGGAAGGAAGCTCACCCCGAAGGAGGTCATGTATCTAGCGCTCTCAGCCTACGGCCACTGGGGAAATCTCGAAGGATTTTACGAGCTCTTCGTGATGCGCTCCCGCTTCAGGAATCTGAAGGCGATTTTAAGGGAAGCCGGTCTCATGGATGGGCTTGAGAGGCTGGCCTTCTGGGAGAGGAAAGCAGGAACTTCCAGAGCGGGACGACGCTGA